attacaaaaGTACATCTGATATTCTAGTTCGAATTGTCCTTTCACTCAAGCGTTCACCGTATCCATTACTCAATGTCTGACTCGAGCAAGAGCACGAGTTTGGTCACTGGACGCGTTAACACATTGGAAGGGGTCTTAACCTTCACGAATCGCACAATGTCATGTTTGTCTTTCACAACTTCCTGAATCCTACCGGTTATCCACGCATACCTAGGTGTACTATCAGCGATCAGCACAAGATCTCCAGTCTGCATATTACGTCGTTTCTTCATCCATTTCTGGCGTCCTTGCAAAAGCGGTAAGTATTCCTTGGTCCACCTATTCCAGAAAATATCTGAAAGGTACTGTATCTGTCTCCACCTTCTTCTGGCATAGTTATCCGTGGCGACGAATGTTCCAGGTGGGAAATACTCTCCAGGCTGAAGCAATAGCAGATGGTTTGGGGTCAAAACCCGTAGGTCAGTTACGTTATCCGATGCTTCAGTTAACGGGCGTCCATTTAAGATAGCCTCTACCTCACAAAAGAGTGTCTGAAGTCCTTCGTCATCCAGTTTCGCATTCTGCTCATGCATAACAGAGTACAACACCTGTCTCACAGACCTAATGAGTCTTTCCCAGACTCCGCCGAAGTGAGAACCGGAGGGAGGATTGAATTCCCACTGAATGCTACTCTGCAACATGTTATCACGAATTTTGTCTGTGTTCCATTTCTGAATATTTTCCTTCATTTCTCGTTGAGCACCGACAAGGTTGGTTCCGTTATCCGATCTAATAAATACAGGTTTTCCTCTGCGAGCGATAAATCGTCGAATGGAGTTGATGCAAGAATCTGTATCGAGCGACGCAGCAACTTCTAAATGGACCGCACGAGTCACAAGACAGGTAAACAATACCCCATATCGCTTTACCACACTCCTTCCGCGTTTCAGTTCAAAGGGTCCGAAGAAGTCCATCCCAGTTCTGCTGAAAGGAGGCTGATCAGCTGCGAGTCGCTCTGCGGGTAAGTTTGCCATCTTTTGCTCAACGCATGGAGCTCTGTATTTCCTACAAGTCACACATTTGGAAAGAATAGATTTCACCAGAGTGCGAGCACCAACAATCCAATATTTTTCTCGAATGAATGCAAGAACAGTGTTCTTTCCTAAGTGACCACATGATCTGTGGGCATCATCCACAACGAGTCTCGATACGACAGATTCCCTAGGCAACACCACGGGGTGTTTTGCATCATACGAAATTTCAGCTCTTTCAAGACGACCTCCTACGCGAATGACACCATCTTTAACAAAGGGGTCCATCTTGAATAATTTCGAAGACTTCTTGAGTTTTCGCGACTGAACACCATTGTCCTGGTGAAGGATCTTGCTTTCGGCTGCGAAGTACTTTCGTTGCTCATACTTAATCAACGCGGCTTCAGCTCGTTCCAGAATATCCACAGACAGACACGCTGTACGAAGGTTTTTCTGTCCTTTGAGAAGTCTATCCTGTCTCTCTTTCGACAATGCTAACTTTATTTTCTGGTCGCGTTTCACAGGATCAGATTCTGAACTGCTGATGTCCTGTTTTATCTGCCGGCTCCTCTCAACAGCTCCCTGCAGGTTGTCCATAGCTCTCATAAGCCATCCAGTAGCTCTCCTAAGCTTATTAAAGTTGGAGTAATAGTCGAAAAGATTTTCGACACCACTGTTTGTGTCTAAAACAACTGATGTAGCGCACGCAGTCGTCCTTATTTCAGGATCATTCTCTTTATCCGTGATCTTAACATCCTTTTCCACAACGGGCCATTCACGTTCGGATTTCCAGAGGAACATTGGTCCACGAGTCCACGAGTCAGGCAACTTCGAAATGCTCGTTCCTCTTGATGCAACATCAGCTGGATTCTCCTTAGTGTTGATGTAATACCAGTCATCTTCCGACGTAGCTTCGTGGATAAGAGCAATGCGGTTAGCTACGAACGTGTGGAAGCGTAAATTCTTGTTTGCGATATACCTTAAGACTGAAGTGCTGTCAGTCCAAAAGAAGAATCGATCTATGTTGTAATTCAGCTGTTCTGTCACCATCCTGCCCAACTTCACTAGAGAAGAGGCAGCTGTAAGTTCCATCCGGGGTATAGTCACTGCCTTCAGTGGTGCGACTCTCGCCTTCCCGAACAAGAACGAGCAGTGGATCTTTCCGGTGACATCAACGAGTCGAAGATAGAATACCATTCCATATCCAATGTCACTTGCATCTGCGAAACCATGAAGTTGACAGGAGGTTACCTTGCCGAGGTTTTTCCCTTTGTAACACCGATCAATGGTAACATGCTCTAGTTCAGGTAGCTGAAGCAGCCAATCGGTCCAGTCCTTCAGATCTTTTCCTGTGATCTCCTCATCCCATCCCTTACCATCCCTACAAAGTCTTTGCAGAATTGACTTGGCCTTAAGAACAAACGGGGATGCAATTCCTAAAGGATCGTACACTGAGCTGGTTACTGATAGAATACCTCTTCTAGTAACGGGCTTGTCTTTCATCTGAATTTGGAATCCAAGGGAGTCATTCTCCATGAACCAATAAACTCCGAGAGCTCTTTCGATAGGTGGCTTACTATCCAGACTCCACAACTTGACGTCTAGGGCACGATCACCCTCTGGAATAGATTCCACAACCTCATCACTGTTACTCGTCCATTTGGTAAGTCGGAATCCTCCGGATTTACACATTTGAGTCACATCATGTATAAGACTAATCGCCTTCTTCTCTGTAGCAACGGAGGTCAGACAGTCATCGACATACATATTTCTTTTCAGTGCGTCCTGAACTTCTTGGGGAAACCGTTCTTGACTGTCCTTTGCAGTTTTCTGAAGAGCAAAGTTGCAAACACTGGGAGATGATGAGGCTCCAAACAGGTGAACCGTCATCCTGTAGCTCCTTGGCTCATTCGCAGTATTCCCGTTGGGCCACCAGTAAAATCGCAGATAGTCTCTTTCATTTACTGGGACCTTCACCTGATAGAACATCGCTTCAATGTCTCCAATGACAGCCACTGGTTCCTCCCGGAATCGCATCAACACACCAAGAAGATTGTTTGTAAGGTCAGGTCCCTGGAGTAAGTTGTCGTTAAGGGAGACACCTTGATATCGAGCAGAGCAATCAAACACCACTCGAATCTTGTTCTTTTTCTTGTGGTATACACCATGATGAGGAATGTACCAGACCTTTCCTTTGTCAAATCCCACAGGTGCTGGTTCCGCATGACCTTTTACCAACAGTTTTTCCATGAAGGCAGTGTAATCTTCTTTGAACTTGGGATCTGCCTTGAACCTGTTCTCAATGCTGCGTAATCTCCGTTTAGCCATTACCGAGTTATCAGGCAAAATAGTGACCTTGTTACGAAAAGGCAACGAAACGCAGTAATGTTCTCCATTCTTATAAATAGAGTTTTCAGCCATATCCAAAAATTGTTTGTCCTCCCTCGAGTCTTCTTTTCTATCGTCAATAAGACGCTCAGGGAAATCGAGGTTCATAGATCTCTTAACCATGTCTTCGATGTCTTCTCCTGAATCCTGAATGTGAACTCTGTTGACTTGTATAGTACCGCTTTCTCGAAGAACATTCCAGACCACCCATCCAAGCTTAGTTCTTGTAGCATGTGGTGATCCACTAGGGCCTGCAAGTATCTCAATAGGCGAGTAGGCATCTGGTACGTTGCTGCCAATCATCAAACCTATCTCACAGTTAGGCTCAGCTAGTGAAACCTTTGCTAAGTGTTCCCACCTTGACACCTCTGCTTGTGTTGGGATGTGCTTCTTAGACACGGGCATTTTCTCCTTCGTGAACACTCGCGGAAGATCAATAGCATTTTCCGAGTCAATGTCACTTACTTGCAGTCCACTGATGGAAAATGTGTTCATGATAAATGGCTCACCCATTGTACTCAGTGTAAGCTGTGTCTTCTTACCTCTAGCTCCAAGCTGTTTCATAACTGTCTCGGTGCAAAACGAAGCGCTACTACCTGTATCCAAGAATGCGTATGTCTCTATACTATGAGGTTTATCACGCAAGCGAATTCTAACTGGGACTATCGCCATGGCACAAGACACATCCCCCTTTTGATCTTCTTTTGCGATAGCATAACCAGTACTGGCATTCGATACACTAACAACTGACGAGCTTTCTTCGTTGTGTAAGATAGATGGATGACTTTTTTTGCATATGCCGCACTTGGAACGAT
Above is a window of Pecten maximus chromosome 7, xPecMax1.1, whole genome shotgun sequence DNA encoding:
- the LOC117331199 gene encoding uncharacterized protein LOC117331199; this translates as MATRDREAVEGYMYDLNSDSGRARKFSEKGMQYNMEQLDKKYKSLCRSERYLKEIATEDDEPLDIVRKKYSMWMSEFEKYLELYDILLPQVSSHEHDEFAQRFNENYGSAKQFKSWIENYISSRSAMTLSKNTLSVAEELSVAGEKIDQGIIKKTDPEADDNVSVSSTASSYASLKRIKEEQVRVELETRKLALSKKHEIELAKLSLKLKEEELELDTGIAVAQARSGVLDKYDSNENLNASVDQALAFEQPRFTSPKPRPLPVRFTDESVCASPPPILYDRPRPHMTGVAEVSSRTLPEQYVDSSHSQTVVQSVVQHLRKPVAEVKKFSGDPLEYRRFIRQFHAKVVINTDDDDERMNYLEQLTFGDAHKVVSGFSHLNGDKAYKAAMSQLEDRYGDEEVIATAFIKKALDWPTIRPGDPKALDDFSLFLVECDNAVGTESNGVLDYSDNIKKLMLKLPFYLHDKWRNQVYKYKEAKRKVRFKDLVKFVKTEAKKINDPTYGSIATGTSRPKTPQKIARSSNAVPEIVTDSIPKSTSDTVPPPAPNYKCFFCDSTSHSLDTCKKITTKPMNERVNFIKEKGLCFGCLKKGHMSKRCRNRSKCGICKKSHPSILHNEESSSVVSVSNASTGYAIAKEDQKGDVSCAMAIVPVRIRLRDKPHSIETYAFLDTGSSASFCTETVMKQLGARGKKTQLTLSTMGEPFIMNTFSISGLQVSDIDSENAIDLPRVFTKEKMPVSKKHIPTQAEVSRWEHLAKVSLAEPNCEIGLMIGSNVPDAYSPIEILAGPSGSPHATRTKLGWVVWNVLRESGTIQVNRVHIQDSGEDIEDMVKRSMNLDFPERLIDDRKEDSREDKQFLDMAENSIYKNGEHYCVSLPFRNKVTILPDNSVMAKRRLRSIENRFKADPKFKEDYTAFMEKLLVKGHAEPAPVGFDKGKVWYIPHHGVYHKKKNKIRVVFDCSARYQGVSLNDNLLQGPDLTNNLLGVLMRFREEPVAVIGDIEAMFYQVKVPVNERDYLRFYWWPNGNTANEPRSYRMTVHLFGASSSPSVCNFALQKTAKDSQERFPQEVQDALKRNMYVDDCLTSVATEKKAISLIHDVTQMCKSGGFRLTKWTSNSDEVVESIPEGDRALDVKLWSLDSKPPIERALGVYWFMENDSLGFQIQMKDKPVTRRGILSVTSSVYDPLGIASPFVLKAKSILQRLCRDGKGWDEEITGKDLKDWTDWLLQLPELEHVTIDRCYKGKNLGKVTSCQLHGFADASDIGYGMVFYLRLVDVTGKIHCSFLFGKARVAPLKAVTIPRMELTAASSLVKLGRMVTEQLNYNIDRFFFWTDSTSVLRYIANKNLRFHTFVANRIALIHEATSEDDWYYINTKENPADVASRGTSISKLPDSWTRGPMFLWKSEREWPVVEKDVKITDKENDPEIRTTACATSVVLDTNSGVENLFDYYSNFNKLRRATGWLMRAMDNLQGAVERSRQIKQDISSSESDPVKRDQKIKLALSKERQDRLLKGQKNLRTACLSVDILERAEAALIKYEQRKYFAAESKILHQDNGVQSRKLKKSSKLFKMDPFVKDGVIRVGGRLERAEISYDAKHPVVLPRESVVSRLVVDDAHRSCGHLGKNTVLAFIREKYWIVGARTLVKSILSKCVTCRKYRAP
- the LOC117330720 gene encoding uncharacterized protein LOC117330720, whose protein sequence is MANLPAERLAADQPPFSRTGMDFFGPFELKRGRSVVKRYGVLFTCLVTRAVHLEVAASLDTDSCINSIRRFIARRGKPVFIRSDNGTNLVGAQREMKENIQKWNTDKIRDNMLQSSIQWEFNPPSGSHFGGVWERLIRSVRQVLYSVMHEQNAKLDDEGLQTLFCEVEAILNGRPLTEASDNVTDLRVLTPNHLLLLQPGEYFPPGTFVATDNYARRRWRQIQYLSDIFWNRWTKEYLPLLQGRQKWMKKRRNMQTGDLVLIADSTPRYAWITGRIQEVVKDKHDIVRFVKVKTPSNVLTRPVTKLVLLLESDIE